GTAGCTTGCTTTTAGATTACCTCCGTGTGTTATTACAGCTTTTCCGGTTGGACAACCACCTTCTCTATCTCTTATTTCTCTGCATTCTTCATCTATGACTTTCCCGCCAGCTCTATGTATAGCACCATCTACACCGCCACCACCTAAAAGACCAGAATTGGCAGCATTTACAATTGCATCAACCTCTTGCTCTGTTATATCACCTTTAAGAAGCTTTATTTTTTCTTTCACACTATCACCTCGTCAATATTCACAATAAGCAAGTTTTGAAAATACATTCATAGTATACATGAAAAACTACTTTATATCAAGAAGCCATTTAAGGAATTTTACTGACAAGTCTTTGTTTTTAGAATTAGATAGCACAGCAACTATCTTGTCATGATAATCATATCCAATCCCATCTAAATATTTATTATCTTTGTTGAGATAAATGCCATATGTGCCAGCTTTGACATCTTTTGAAGCAGGAAGTTTCTCTGTGTCCAATCCACTTAAATCAAGATTTTTTACAGTGTCAAGATTTAAAAACGCTCCTTGATTTCCTAATGCATAAAAATTATCCTTGTCAAGCGCTATGACATCCACTTCTTCAGCAGAAATTTTGACCATAAGTTTTTGTACAGATGTGGGATCAAGCTGAAATTTTCCGTCACTGCCTTTTGTCAACATGTAAAATTCAACCAATGCTTGATTTTTCCCCTTATCAGTTCCTAAAAGTTCTTTTGTGATGGTATTCTGAAAATTCATTTCCTTATCAAAATTTATCGATGTTCCTATCATTGAGAAGTCAAATACGTAATTTTTGTTTGTCAAAATTGAATTGACAAATGATGCAACTATAGCTACAACGATAATCCCTACTATTATGTGTATCTTATAATAATCCCAAATGTACTCTACCTTTTCTTTAAATGTCATATCTTTCATCCACTTGTTTGATTTCATACCATATCCTCCTGTAAAACTAATGTAGTTTTTTCTCTAAATCAATCAGTTTTAATGGATCATTAGTGATTATTCCATCAACGCCCAATCGAATCATGTTTTTCAAAAGTTCTTCATCATCAATGGTCCATGGAAACAATTTGACATTATTCGATTTGCAGCCTTTCACAACCTCAGGTATTATATTTACATAAAATGGATGAAGCGAATATGCGTGCATCCTATTTGCAATATGCCACGGTTCTACAAGTCCACACTCATACAAAAGTCCAATGTTAAGCCTTGGCTCAATCTCCTTCACTGTCTTTAAGCTATAATGATTAAATGATGATATTAAAACCAAATCCTCAAAATTATAATCAAATACGCAGTTGACCAGTTTCTCTTCTATCCCCGGATATGATATCAAGCCACTTTTTATCTCTATGTTTACCAATATGCTCTTATTTCCTAATAGCTCAAAAACCTCTGCTAAAGTAGGTATTTTCTCATTCATATAACTTCTGCCAAATTTTATTCCTGCGCTTAGCCTTTTAAGCTCTTTCAACGTATAGTCCTTAACATATCCTATTCCGTCAGTTGTCCTATCTACTCGTTCATCGTGTATTACCACAAGATATCCGTCTTTGCTAAGCTGTACATCCAATTCTATTCCGTCTGAGCCTGCATCAACAGCTCTCTTAAATGACGACAGCGTATTTTCCGGAGCGTTTTTAGAATCACCGCGGTGTGCTATGACAAGCGTCTTTGACATACTACCCCACCTTAAACATTTATTTTTGCACAATATGTTTTATCATCACAGTGAAAGAAGGCTATGTACACATTTCCTCCTTCTATATTTAAAACATCATGCTTAAAAAAGCCTATAGAGAGATTCTTATTTTTTTCAGAATTAGACATGCCAACTGCTGCCGGCAGATTGCGCTTTAACCATTCATCATTCCGCAACAATGATTTTACTTCATCTGGTACTTTTTTATCCTCTTTAAGGCAATCAGGATATGCCTTATTATTAGTAGAGTACAAATAGTCAAACCTTAAATAATCTTTAAAATAATCAGTATCTACACCTTCCGAAAAGGCAAATCTATAAATAATATCAAATAAATCATTTAAAGAATGCTTTTTTCCATAAAATCCGTTTTCTTCCCAAAAACAATTCAAACGGCTATACAATTCAAACGGATCTTTAAAAAAATCAAGCAAAAATCTTAATGACATTTTAAATTTCCCAGAATTGTAATACTTATCTACTAAGAAAGCGATATTTTTAAGCTCATACAGCTCCATGTAAGATATTGTATTGGTCATCAGAACTTCATACGGAGGATCACTTTTATATTTGATGCCATAGATATCTTTGTTTTTTCTAATTCTGGTCCCTTTTAGAAGCTTTAAAAAGCCCAACTGAATTTCATCAGGATTTAACTTATACACGTCGTTAAAAGATTTTACAATCGAATCAAAGTCATCGCCAGGCAATCCAGCGATTAGATCTACATGCACCTTTACACCTGCATTGATGATAAGTTTTATGCCATTTAACGCACCACTAACGTCTGGATTTCTCGACACGTTCTTTAAAGTTTCCTTGTTAGTCGTCTGTATGCCTACTTCAAATTGAATTCTGTCTTCTATGCCTTTTAAGCTATCTATAAACTCTTGATTGACTAATTCAGGATTAACTTCACAATGAAATACTGTGTCGCTCCTCATACCCCTTATTATGTCTAATATTTCTACTGCTCTTTTTATATTGCTGTCAAAAGATCTGTCTATAAGTTTTACAATTTTTGCGCCCATGTTTGTCAGTTTCTCTAAATCATCTCTGACTTTTTCAATGCTGGCATATCTCAACTTATTATCAAGAGATGATAAGCAATAAGAACATCTAAAAGGGCACCCTCTGGATGTCTCATAATACACAAGCTTATTGGAAATATCCTCCCCACCATAAGGAAATGGAATATCGTCCAGACAAACATAATCAGTATTTTCTCTTAATATTACTTTTCCATCCTTCATATAACTTATGCCATTTAAGTCATACACATTTTCGCCATTATGGATTTTTTGTAGAAGATTTTTAAAAGTTGCTTCCCCTTCGCCTAACACAATAAAATCTGCAACACCAATTTTCAATAAATCATCTGAATCAAAAGATATTTCAGGTCCTCCAAGAACTATTAAAATATCTTTATTGACCTTTTTTATGTATTCACAAAGCTTCAGCACTTTATCTATATTCCATATATAGCAAGAGAATCCAATGACATCAGGCCTTTTGTTTAGGATATTATGTAGAATTAAATCCAAATCATCATTTATGGTCATTTCCAAAAGCTGGATGTCAATGGGTTTACAATACAGCTTAATATTTCTTATGGCTAAATTTGTATGGTAATATTTAGCGTTTAATGCTACCAGCAGTGTCTTCATTATTGCACCTTCCAATGATAAATCTATATTAATTATAGCACATACATACAAAAATAAAGTAAAATAATTTTAAATCCATCTTTGCATATAATATAATATATTCATGGTAATAATCCGTAGAAAGAGGTGATTAGATTGTACGTAAAGTTTAATAAAATATGGTTTTTGCTGACATTTGTTGCATTGTTATTTTCATCTTTGTACATATATTACACGCTTACACCTAATATCGTATCTCAAGACGT
The window above is part of the Thermoanaerobacterium sp. PSU-2 genome. Proteins encoded here:
- a CDS encoding B12-binding domain-containing radical SAM protein: MKTLLVALNAKYYHTNLAIRNIKLYCKPIDIQLLEMTINDDLDLILHNILNKRPDVIGFSCYIWNIDKVLKLCEYIKKVNKDILIVLGGPEISFDSDDLLKIGVADFIVLGEGEATFKNLLQKIHNGENVYDLNGISYMKDGKVILRENTDYVCLDDIPFPYGGEDISNKLVYYETSRGCPFRCSYCLSSLDNKLRYASIEKVRDDLEKLTNMGAKIVKLIDRSFDSNIKRAVEILDIIRGMRSDTVFHCEVNPELVNQEFIDSLKGIEDRIQFEVGIQTTNKETLKNVSRNPDVSGALNGIKLIINAGVKVHVDLIAGLPGDDFDSIVKSFNDVYKLNPDEIQLGFLKLLKGTRIRKNKDIYGIKYKSDPPYEVLMTNTISYMELYELKNIAFLVDKYYNSGKFKMSLRFLLDFFKDPFELYSRLNCFWEENGFYGKKHSLNDLFDIIYRFAFSEGVDTDYFKDYLRFDYLYSTNNKAYPDCLKEDKKVPDEVKSLLRNDEWLKRNLPAAVGMSNSEKNKNLSIGFFKHDVLNIEGGNVYIAFFHCDDKTYCAKINV
- a CDS encoding ABC transporter substrate-binding protein — translated: MKSNKWMKDMTFKEKVEYIWDYYKIHIIVGIIVVAIVASFVNSILTNKNYVFDFSMIGTSINFDKEMNFQNTITKELLGTDKGKNQALVEFYMLTKGSDGKFQLDPTSVQKLMVKISAEEVDVIALDKDNFYALGNQGAFLNLDTVKNLDLSGLDTEKLPASKDVKAGTYGIYLNKDNKYLDGIGYDYHDKIVAVLSNSKNKDLSVKFLKWLLDIK
- a CDS encoding glycerophosphodiester phosphodiesterase, giving the protein MSKTLVIAHRGDSKNAPENTLSSFKRAVDAGSDGIELDVQLSKDGYLVVIHDERVDRTTDGIGYVKDYTLKELKRLSAGIKFGRSYMNEKIPTLAEVFELLGNKSILVNIEIKSGLISYPGIEEKLVNCVFDYNFEDLVLISSFNHYSLKTVKEIEPRLNIGLLYECGLVEPWHIANRMHAYSLHPFYVNIIPEVVKGCKSNNVKLFPWTIDDEELLKNMIRLGVDGIITNDPLKLIDLEKKLH